The segment CCCGCGCGCACGGGGCACCGACGGGGCACGCGCATGGGGCACCGGGACACCCTGTCCAAGGGTCTGTCCGCCGGGTCGGTCCCGGGCTACGCGCGGGGCTGCAGCGCGCAGGTGCGCAGGTGCGCTCGGGAGCCCCGGGCCGTCTCGCTTCTCGCCCCTCCAAAGACCCCCGTGTGCTTTCTCCAAGTCTCCCCTCCAGCCAGCCGCGGGGGTcgcgggcactcggggcagctccGCCTCCTCGGCCCTCGCACCGCTGACACTTCCGATACCCACaaccctcccgccccacccccgcagaAAATTCTTGGTCTGGAGGGTGGCGAGCCGGGTGCTTGCCTTTCGCCCGCTTCTCTCTCCCGCACTGcgcaccttccctccctctgagcactgaagcTGGAGTGAGGCTCCAACACtgccggtgtgactcaaacaattaaaaaaaaaaaagtttgggtcaCAACCACTGGCGGGGCGCTACCCTATGGGTGCCTGGTCTAGGATCAGGGTAGTTCCGCGAGCACAGCAGCACAACAGGggccctacccactagactatcttTCCAGGCCTCTCCCAATTAAAAAAGTCTTTACACAGAACACATGAGGGGCGGGAGTCACCAGAAAACATGTTGGCATCAGGTGAAACAGATAAAGCTTTGTATAGTGGGGGgtaaatgaaatatcatctcgtaccacagatactggccactgtcactgtcactgtcatcccgttgctcatcgatttgctcgagcgggcaccagtaacgtctctcattgagagacttattgttactgtttttggcatatccaatacagcaGGCTTTGAGGAAGAACATGAGTATAATATTTGTACACCTTTTCCGCTATTCTTtcaccctctcccacccccaataaaTTTTTCGGCAGCCCACAGAATATAAGATAgggagcactgtcgtccggttgttcatcgatttgctcgagcaggtaccagtaacgtctccattgtgagatttgttgttagtttttggcattatcgaatatgccatggggagcttgccaggctctgccatgcaggtgggatactctcagtgccttgcgggctctccgactccagagggacggaggaatcaaacccgggttggccgcgtgcaaggtaaacgccctacccgctgtgctatagctccagtccatacaaatcaaacatttgctgataatatattttaaaacttttttccaaaaccccagcacctccccctgcccccacccttaccgcacatgcgcgcgcgcacacacacacatgcgcacacacacacacacactaggctTCACAAAGGGCACGGCCCACGGTACGAGAATCTAGGATGTAGTGTACACAAGACACAACTGTCAAACGCTGTAACTTATGCTAGAGccaatgtttataataaaaaaattaatagatgaTATAAGGAATTTAACAGCAATTCAATATATCTATGCCAAAATAGCTGAGATGTAGCTTCTATTGTGATAACCTTATGTTAACATTTTAGTGACCTTCACGGCATTGTACTGATTGAAATAAGTCAAAAACGAATACTGTATCCCTGATATGTGGACTCTAAAAAGGCCCTTCACCTGCAGAACGCAACCAGTAGTGGCCAGTAACAGAGGACAGGGAAATGGTACATAATTATAAGATGAAGAGGTTATAGCTACTGCACACTAGTCATTATAACTAATATTTTGTACACTTGAAAGTCACTgaaatggggctggaatgatagcacagtgggtagggcccagttcaattcccagcatcccatacggtttcccgagcaccgccaggaataattccatagggtgcatgagccaagagtaacccctgtgcatcaccaggtatgacccaaaaaagaaagtcacTGAGAGTGTCTTAAATATAACTTTGAAACACCAGCTCTATTGTCAGATAACTCTTCCTATCTTTCGCATATCAATAAATTCCTGATTCTGTCCCTGTCCTCATCTGAATGGGACCTTAAGCATATACCAATAAGACTCACAAAATATTTAACACAATTTACCATACAGGTTTAAACAAAATGAGTTTTCCTCTAGGtggagagattattattattattattattattattattattatttttgggtcatacccggcgatgcacagaggttactcctggctcaggcactcaggaattactcctggcggtgctcggggaaacatatgggatgctgggattcgaacccaggtcggccacgtgcaaggcaaacaccctacactctgtgctattgctccaggcccatttttaatttttttttttttttaatttttggtggagCGagagtctatcagtttttcttgCTGTGCTTTTCAGAGAATCTAATTGAAGATTCCAAGAAGGTGAACTCAGGAGATTTAGAGTCTTTCAAATTCTGATTACTGAATTCAGGTTCTGATTACTGAATACAGAATATTAAGGTCATTAGAAACTTAATAGAATCAGCAATAAAGAATGCCTAGCAATAGGCACTTAATGAGCTGAAAGTGGCTTCTCTAATTAAGAGACCTAATAAATATCACTACTTAATGGCCAAAAAAGGCAATCAAATACACATTGAGAGGTTTatgtttcaaaagaaacagtggcagcGTCTAAAATAAGCTGTTATAACACTCCAAAGGGTTTTAAGGCAAGTTTTTACAAATTAGAAAACCATCTATTGTCATATTCCAGACACTCGTTCACTAAATACTCCCACTGGCTTTTGTACTGTCTTAAGCAAATCTCAAAGACCACGAACCACAATGACTAGAACAGTCTGTTAAACGAATAGCTTTATTAATACAAAAACACACTAACTATGAAGCACTAAGAAATGGAAGAATCTGAGTCATAGCTAACAGGTGACGGCAGTTCAACCGCCAGCTCCGACGACAGGCTTGGAGACTCCAGCACATCTGGAAGGCAGGAATTTCTGATTAGCTTTCTGCAGATTGCCAAGTGATTTTCCATCTTGATCTGCCCGTCACTTCTAATCAGGAATTATTGGCTTTCTCTTTGTCTAATGAACCCATATCCCCGCCAACCAACACAAGCATGTCTTGGGATGTGACTGAAGTCCCAGAATTGACCTTCtttgggaaatggaaaattagCTGAAACTCTGCTCTAATTCTAGTAGGAGTCAGCAATGTCACTCACGAAACTTACTTCAGTCTAAGTCTTCCATTCTGGATagatcaaaaaaaaaaccaaaaaacacttttgtttttgagccacaacccGGGAgtactccggaattactcctggcggtgctcaggggaccatatgggatgctggggatcaaactcagaccggctgtgtgcaagatcaatgtcctatctgttgtactattactctcgcccccaaatagaaaatatCTTAATGGTGGCTCTGATTACCAGCCTGAGCCTAAACCTCAAAGCTTCTTCATTAAGAagttttcctcctgcttcttACACAGGTGTCTTCAGTATATTAGCTTTAGAGAGAAACTTGCTTGGAACGAGATTTTCCCGTTTAGACCCTTTGAGCTTCCCACCTCAGAGACTCTCTGCCCGATGCTGGTGCCCGAGCTTGAAGAGGTCACTGTCAGGTGACCTTCCTCCCCACCGAGGCCAGTGGAAACGCTCCCTCCCAGACCGACCAGGGCCCTTTTCCCAGGCACGAGCTCGCTCACCAGAGGTCCACAGGGGAATGAACATCTTTGGCGGCGTCGGGGAGTCCTCATACGGCAGCTTTCCAAAGTCCCGCTGCTCCCCGAAGATAAAGGGAGACGCCGACAGCTCCCCAAagctcttctccttctcctcaaaGAACATGAGCGGCATCCCACCCAAGGGCAAGTGTGCAATGCGGTGCTCCTCGGGGAGCTCGAAGCTCTCACAGTCTGCAACAAAGAGCAAGTGGCTTTGTCAGGGCAGCCCTTCCGAGGGTGGCCGGAGAGCCCCTCGGACCAGAGACCCTGGCACGGGGACCCTGAGGTCACAACTGTCCCTGATACTGGGAATGTATTTGCCTTTTCCCCACGGGTTCGAGGCAGAGGCAGGAAGCCGCCCAGCTGTCACTTTCACCAGcactaagagaaaaaaaacagtttcCTGCAGTGTCTCCCGGGAGCAGGAGCGACAAGACACCACCTGATGAGCACGCGACCCCTGACACCTCTGGAGGAACCTAAGTGACAACACGCTAGCAGGTGTCAGAGCACTTTTGCTGCACATCCAAGTGCCAGGAGCACCTCAAGGAAAGAGCGCCTGTGTGACTGTTTCCTTTGCCTCTCACGAGTCCCCTCCCCGGGGACCCTGCTTCCACCGAGAACGGAAGGAACAAGTGACTACTCAGACGTAGGTTTGTCACACACGTCCTCAGAGGAATGAAAAAGAGGTCTATCATTTGCAGGAACACGCTATTTGCTGCCAACGATGAAATTCGcaatttcaagaagaaaaaaaaattttaagaatatttaccTGCAATCAACAGCTTAAAACCTTCCTAACacaactttttttaattattattagtgaatcacattagtgagacaaagttacagccttacaggttttcatgtttacgtttcagtcatacaatgatcgagtgcccatccctccaccagtgcccgttctccaccaccaatggtcccagcatcactcccaccaccctcaccctgtccccttcaccccaccccacctctgtggcagggcattcccatttgctcgctctcccttttggagtgttgtggtttgctacagaggtattaagtaggcatcatgctCTATTTTATAGTATAGATACagtattttcagcctgtatctcccatccctagtgggcccgcctagcaccctttgcttggtgaccccttctctatcagagctgcttcttcacctagcatgtgaggccagcttccaagctgtggagtactcctcctggtgcttatctctactactcttgggccTAACACAACTTTTCTGCTGAGATCAGTGGTGAAGGTAATTCGTGTGCGTCTTCCTGATAGCCCGCAATGAAACACTTCAACATGTGAATGATTTGCATTTTCCCATCAACTAAGATTTCTAAGCTAATATGTGATAaatgcaaagaggaaaaaaatgtattaaaagctCAAAACAGGTCAGAGTTTAAAATGCTACTCGATATGGCTTTTAATTCCACGTGCAAACTGACATTCAGAAGCAGCCGTGGCCGAGGTTCACTGAGTGCCAAAGCCAGCTGCCGCTCACCTGCAAAGGCTTACCCGCTCCCTTCCTAACTACCTCTCTAGCTCGGGCCAAACTTCGCTCAGATGCAGCAGATGAATGCAAAATCAGACAACCCAGCTGTCTTGTCTTAAGCTACGTTAAACTTTTAAATTGTAAAACTATgtcagtcttggggctggagcaatagcacagcgggaaggacgtttgccttgcacgtggccgacccgggttcgattcccagcatcccaaatggtcccctgagcacctccagaggtaattcctgaatgcagagccaggagtgacccctgtgcatcaatagatgtgacccaagaagcaaaaaaaaaaaaaccaaaaaaccaaaaactgtcagtcttttcaacaaaaaaaaagaaaattgaaaaaaattcatgttAGAAAACTTGTTATTGATGTAATGGGTTCATTAgttgtatataaaaaaaattttttttaaacttctctaAGTCCTCACACAAAAAATAAGCAGAATACACAAAAGCTTCTTGTGGAAGACTTTCActaatcttaaaaatataaagataaggggctagagtgatagcacagcgggtagggcatttgccttgcatgtggccgacccgggttcgattcccagcatcccatagagtcccctgagcacagccaggggtaattcctgagtgcagagccaggagtgacccctgagcatcgctgggtgtgacccaaaaagcaaaaaaaaaaaaaaaaaaaaaaaaaaagtgtcataaGTCTCTGTGATCGTatcattaaaacatttaaaaaaaataaagataagatttaaaaaaattaaaactatttcctTCATCATGTCTAAGTACTGATTTAAAAtaactgatttttctttccaGTAACATAAGCTTGATTTAAACATTGAAACTTTCCTCTTTCCAACAAGGCTGTTTTCTTGGAAGATCAGAAAATGACAGTTCTTGTGCATGTTTGTTCTGATATATGAAAGTTCTGTTAAGCATTCACTCCTTCCCCAGACTAGTAAACAAGCCAGAAGTCAAAGGGAACTGAGCAGTATGTGAAAGCTTAATCCCCGGTACCACGGTCCAGAACACCCCAGCTGCCCCGGGGCTCAAACTGGGAGTGGCTCCTAAGtgactgtggcccaaaagcaaaacaaaaccacgGCAACAACAGGATGCTTTAAAAAGTATAGCCAATAATCAAAATCACTCAggcattcatacacacacacagttattACTCGACACCCAGTGCCTTTCTGTTAAAGGTGGAAATGTGAAAAATATCTTCAGCTAAGAGAATAGGAAGCAGGCGGCTCAGCCACAGAAGGTGGGTAGGAACTGTGGAATGTAACTTTAGCAATAGGTCTTCAAAAGGGCAAAATACAGTCATCCAATCAAAATGCACAGgtcttcctcattttctttcatgACCAAAAGATAATTATTACGATGGAAGTTCCACACTTAATAAGAAAGTAATCATATACCCTTTGAGGCCCAGCAGTCCTGCACACGGACTCTCCAGACACGCTCAACCTCACGAGAATTAAATTTTGAGGAGATTAACTGCAGAACTGTTGTATACCAGACTGACTGTCCTTTGATTAAAACCCAGAAATGGAAGCCCGTTACCTCACTTTTCTGTAATGCCTTCCCCGCCTCTTCACCACCtgtctcctcccttccttcagcCTCGGCTCGAGGTCTGACCGGCCAGAGGGAAGCCTGCCCCATCTTTCCAGGTGAGTTTCCGGCACCTGACCCTGCGTCCCTCCTTCCCCCGACCCCGATAGGACTTGTTCAGTGTTTGCTCTTCCCTCCACACTGCGGGCTCCCTCAGGGCAGGCTCTGCCTTCTTACCTTCTCCCAGAGTCTAATAGTGTGTAACACACAGTAGCCTCCCTTCAAAGGAGAGCAGGTTTAAGCCAAAAGAAAAAGGCTGGTGCTTTATTAGGGAGCGTTCAACTCAGCATGAGCCCACTCTCTGAAGGCCTGCTAGGAAGACAGCCCGCCGAGGGCCTGCCCGGGGTTAGGGAATGCGCCTTATCTCCCGAGGGACACAAAAGGAACCATGGGCTCCATTTCttgctccccttcccttcccggcCCAGAATAACAGCTACCAACACATCATTCAATCCCACAAGTAATTCCACTGACAGGGATGTCTGTGCAAAGCAACCAGAGTCACAGTCTCATAACAGTTTGGGGTCACATGCTACATGGATGTCCCTATCAAGGTTACGATCTgaactgaattctttttttttttttttttttttttttttttgctttttgggtcacacctggcgatgcacaggggttactcctggctctgcactcaggaattacccctggccgtgctcaggggaccatatgggatgctgggatttgaacccgggtcggccgcgtgcaaggcaaacgccctacccgctgtgctatcgctccagcccctgaactgaaTTCTAAGAGAAATTCTAAGCTAAAGCATGTTTTGCAAAACCTCAAGATGCTGCAGACTCCCATAACCGAGGGCCACacggggccacaggtgaaaaccGTGTAAGCAAGGAGGAGGCCACAGCTGGGAGAAACACTGACCTAGGGGATCGTAGGGGAAAAAATTCTCTATTTCTGGATAGACGTCATCCCAGACAGGAACAGAGGTTTTTGTGGTAGCAGTCTCCTCGGATGCctgaaacacacaaaaaacaaaacatggattAGTGAGGGTGAAGTCTTGTCAGCTGATAAGCGCAAGGAATGAGGCTTCTTCAGACATTTtctgcttttagttttgtttttgtttttgaattttgtttctcatgaagttgttcacagtaactgATTACATTCAATCATTTTCTGCTTGTGAcccttttcttccccccccaGGAAATTTTTTCATGACTCTTGGGATACAGGTATATAAGTATAAGAAAACATGTactggggccgaagcgatagcacagcgggtagggtgtttgccttgcacgcggccgacccgggttcaatccccggcatcccatatggtcccccgagcaccgccaggagtaattcctgagtgcagagccaggagcaacccctgagcatcgctgggtgtgacccaaaaagcaaaaaaaaaaaaaaagaaaaaagaaaacatgtactaatgataaataatttcttctgggcaagagaggtagtagagcaagtaaggtgcttgccttgcatgtggctgaccggggttcgagccccagcaccacatatggtgcctccaagcctcaccaggagtcatccttgatcacagagccaggagtgaagtcctgagcagggccaggttTGGTGTCAAGTAACaacaaataatatatgtatttcaAAACAGAATTTGTCATGACCCCCCCCCATATTCCATCACAGGACCCCCCAATGGGGTTCACTGACCACAGTGTAAAAAACCCAGCTCTAGAACTCATGAAACTTAATTATGGCAGTGCATAATTTAAGACTTGCCAATTGCATAGTGATTTCATTTCCATTTCATGAGAACCAACCTTCGTTCTCATGATTACatttaaattcagaaaataaatctaGTACATGGCTCAAAAGTCTAATTCAAGTCTAATTTAAATAGCAGCACCTGCCAAAGTAAGATATCACAATGTAAAACAGCATTAACTCAAAACGAATTAATTCAACACtcaaattaagagaaaataagcATCAGTCACCCAAAATAGTTGTTAATCCTAAAAGCCATTTTTGCCTATTGGAAGTGAAATTTTCCCATCACGATGATATCAACTATTTATTTGGCTAATAGGAAAAACAGGCTCCTGTACCTCAATCACACACAGCAAGTAACAGATAGAAAAAAGGCAGTcctgttactttatttattttcgcTATTTTTAGgccgcacctggcgatgctcagggtttactcctgccttcacactcagcaattactcctggcggtgctcaggggaccctatggagtgctggggattgaaccagggtcagccgcatgcaaggcaaacgccctccccactatacctCTGCTCCGGCCCCGACCCTGTTAGTGTAGAAACCCGCCACAGAGACCCCTACTGAGGGCTCCCACACTTCAATTCCATGTCATACTCTCATCAGCGCTGCTCTAGCCTTACAAGACTTAAGGCTGTTTACGCCTATTTTCCTTCTGAAAAAGACACTGACTGCCCTCAGCCACAGTGCTCATGCCAGGGGGTGGATGTCAAAACACTCGTTTCTTTCCCAATATAACAGAGATTTTTGTTGTCGCTGCCTTGTTGGGCCTATCCAGTGGTGGCCCTACCCCTAACTGtgcgcagagatcactcctggcggtatcaggggaccgtagggggtgtcagggatggcaCCAggcaggccacgtgcaaggcaaacggcctacccgccgtaccatcactctggccccagatacaGCGTCTCAGTTATTCAAATAAAGTGTTTATCCAAGTACCGAAGTCCTCTTTCACAGCCAAGTGCTCTCAGCCCTGGACACATACACTGGGCTGCTGCTCATCTGCCCACCTGGTCTAAGCAACTCCGTAAATGCGGAGTCAGCCTGGCAAAGTGGGCAACGTGGCAGCCCCAGAGCTATTTCACCAGCACCGTGACCTCTGCAAAGCACCCTCGCCCTCAGCACTACACCTCGCTGTAAGGAAAGACCACCACGCCACCCGCATCCTCTAGTTAAGGGCAAAGGAGGTGAAAATGTTCTCGGTCATTTCTGAGACTCCAGATCAGGAGGCACTGGAGGCAGAGGCGGTCCCTTCTACCAGCTGATGTTCCGGTTCCTCCTTcccacagcagggaggacacctGTGGTGTGAATGGACCCAGGGGGGCCCCTGACTCACTGTCTCCAAAGCCCACATCTACCTTCTGAGGAGAGGAGGTGGTCCGCTGGAATTTCAGAGGTTCGCTGATGTTCTCGGAATGCTCTTTGTGTCTGTTAACAGAGCGGAAGGCCTTCCTTGTACCTGCAGGGGGGCAGAGAAACCTTTTCCCAGCATGTGGAGTCAACACCGGAGCTGTTTCCTTTCGCCGCTAACAAGTCTCAGCAGCGTGTTCATTTCCACAGTCTCTGTCTATAAATCAGGTCTAACTGTGGTTCACGTCTGTAGTTACGGCATCATGACTCCTAGTGCCGTTAAGAATaacttcccggggctggagaatagtccagcggggagggtgcttgccttgcagaccgcccacctgggttcaatcccggccaCCCCTTCGGGTCCCTggagcacaatcaggagtgatccctgagcgcagaaccaggagtgagcctctgggtgtggccccaaaaccaaccaaccaaacaaacaaaaagtactttCCAGGAGTACAAAGCAGCTACATCACACCCAGAATTCCATCCCACCAGCCACCAACTAGGTCCCTTCTCTCCGCAGTACTTGCATTGGGGGCCCTCCTAAATAACCCCATTAAGCTACTCAACTTGGAAAGGAGGCCCCAACGAGCATCTCGATTCTAAAATGTCTCGgccagctgggatagagaagggaccactacgtaAATGACGTTGGAGGGCTCGCTGGGGATGGGAGcagaagggaatgtgcctgccccagaggcaggggccaggggatggagtggtgatggagggagggatactgggcacactggtggtgaaccggca is part of the Sorex araneus isolate mSorAra2 chromosome 2, mSorAra2.pri, whole genome shotgun sequence genome and harbors:
- the PTTG1 gene encoding securin; this translates as MAAWGLLNAENEDPVAGRAKDVLVQEFGPGTRKAFRSVNRHKEHSENISEPLKFQRTTSSPQKASEETATTKTSVPVWDDVYPEIENFFPYDPLDCESFELPEEHRIAHLPLGGMPLMFFEEKEKSFGELSASPFIFGEQRDFGKLPYEDSPTPPKMFIPLWTSDVLESPSLSSELAVELPSPVSYDSDSSIS